A window of the Bufo gargarizans isolate SCDJY-AF-19 chromosome 1, ASM1485885v1, whole genome shotgun sequence genome harbors these coding sequences:
- the ANKRA2 gene encoding ankyrin repeat family A protein 2: MSALSNLEGSAELSGDECVSFCLSGMPDIKVEHVMESNPEEGTAQNVAMGMKFILPNRFDMNVCSRFVKSLNEEDSKNIQDQVNSDLEVASVLFKAECNIHTSPSPGIQVRHVYTPSTTKHFSPIKQSTTLTNKHRGNEVSTTPLLVNSLSVHQLAAQGEMVYLASRLEQENVINLTDEEGFTPLMWAAAHGQIAIVEFLLQNGADPQVLGKGRESALSLACSKGYTDIVKMLVECGVDVNEYDWNGGTPLLYAVHGNHVKCVKILLENGADPTIETDSGYNSMDLSVALGHRSVQQVIENHLLQLLQSIKE, encoded by the exons ATGTCTGCCCTGAGCAATCTGGAGGGCTCGGCCGAGCTGTCGGGTGACGAATGTGTGAGCTTCTGTCTGTCCGGCATGCCTGATATCAAAGTGGAACATGTGATGGAGTCCAACCCAGAAGAAGGAACGGCCCAGAACGTAGCCATGGGAATGAAATTCATTTTGCCAAATAGGTTTGACATGAATGTCTGCTCTCGCTTTGTCAAATCATTGAATGAAGAAGACAGTAAAAACATCCAAGATCAAGTAAACTCTGACCTGGAAGTCGCGTCCGTCCTATTTAAAG ctGAATGCAACATACACACCTCCCCGTCCCCCGGGATACAAGTCAGACATGTGTACACCCCCTCGACAACCAAACATTTTTCACCAATCAAGCAGTCCACCACACTGACAAACAAGCACAGAGGCAACGAGGTGTCAACTACACCCCTGCTGGTTAACT cgctgtcGGTCCACCAGCTGGCTGCTCAAGGGGAGATGGTCTATCTAGCAAGTCGCCTTGAGCAAG AAAACGTGATCAACCTGACAGATGAAGAAGGTTTCACACCACTTATGTGGGCCGCGGCTCATGGGCAGATCGCCATTGTGGAATTTCTACTTCAGAAT GGCGCGGATCCTCAAGTCCTGGGTAAAGGTCGGGAAAGCGCTCTGTCACTGGCCTGTAGTAAAGGATACACGGACATTGTGAAAATGCTGGTGGAGTGTGGAGTGGATGTCAACGAGTATGACTGG AATGGAGGGACGCCCTTGTTATATGCTGTCCATGGCAATCATGTCAAGTGCGTGAAAATTCTTCTAG AGAATGGGGCAGATCCGACCATTGAGACAGACTCTGGATATAACTCCATGGACCTGTCTGTAGCTCTGGGACACAGGAGCG TCCAACAAGTCATCGAGAATCACCTTTTGCAGCTTCTTCAGAGTATCAAGGAATAA